In the Pseudomonas orientalis genome, one interval contains:
- a CDS encoding TolC family outer membrane protein — MTSAVASADDFDKRADLMGVYQQAVINDAKLSAARHEYQALREAVPQARAGLLPTLSAGGSVESVRLQRDEPSLTRTRSQSVFQANLNQPLFRLDRWFQLEAAQASTEQAALELSSKEQSLILSAAQAYFETLRALDLLAASKAEEAALKRQQQQAQGRLENGASSITDVLDAQAAYDNANANRKLAERKVDDAYETLARLTKQDYSSIEGIQHQLPVEAPVPNDAKAWVSQAVQQNLSLLASNFAVTAAEKTNHQRKAGFAPTLDAVASYRKGDNDNFGYSNPTDFGRSGYQGDVEQRSIGLELNIPLYSGGMTRSQVREATERLAQSEDERDDRRREVVQNTRNFHRAVNSDVEQVSARRQTILSSQASVKANTVGRELGSRNTADVLNAQRQLYNAVREYNNARYDYIIDTLKLKEAAGSLSPADLIDLAMYLIKNYDPDRDFLPPDARRPI; from the coding sequence ATGACCTCTGCTGTTGCTAGTGCTGACGATTTCGATAAGCGAGCAGACCTTATGGGAGTTTATCAGCAAGCAGTTATCAACGATGCCAAGCTTTCAGCTGCTCGTCATGAGTATCAGGCTCTTCGCGAAGCTGTTCCGCAGGCCAGGGCCGGTTTATTGCCGACTCTCAGTGCCGGTGGATCCGTTGAGTCTGTTCGTTTACAGCGTGATGAGCCGAGCTTGACACGAACGCGAAGCCAGTCTGTTTTTCAAGCGAATTTGAACCAGCCGTTGTTTCGCCTTGATCGTTGGTTTCAGCTGGAAGCGGCACAAGCCAGTACGGAACAAGCTGCGCTGGAGCTATCCTCGAAGGAACAATCGCTGATTCTCAGTGCTGCACAAGCCTATTTCGAAACACTGCGTGCATTGGACTTGTTGGCGGCCTCTAAGGCAGAGGAAGCAGCATTAAAGCGCCAACAGCAGCAAGCTCAGGGACGCCTTGAAAATGGTGCATCCAGTATAACGGATGTGCTGGATGCTCAGGCGGCTTACGATAATGCTAATGCCAACCGCAAGCTGGCTGAGCGCAAAGTTGACGATGCTTATGAAACCCTTGCTCGCCTCACCAAACAGGACTATTCATCGATCGAGGGCATTCAGCATCAACTACCAGTCGAAGCACCAGTACCCAATGATGCAAAAGCTTGGGTAAGCCAGGCGGTACAACAAAACCTCTCGTTGCTCGCCAGCAATTTCGCGGTGACAGCCGCCGAGAAAACTAATCATCAACGCAAGGCTGGTTTTGCTCCAACCTTGGATGCAGTTGCATCCTATCGTAAGGGGGACAACGACAACTTTGGATATAGCAACCCCACCGATTTTGGCCGCTCTGGATATCAGGGAGATGTTGAGCAGCGAAGTATTGGACTGGAACTCAATATTCCACTGTATTCGGGAGGTATGACGCGCTCGCAAGTGCGTGAGGCCACAGAGCGCCTCGCTCAGAGTGAAGATGAGCGAGATGATCGGCGTCGAGAAGTCGTACAAAACACTCGAAACTTTCATCGGGCTGTTAATTCTGATGTTGAGCAAGTGAGTGCTCGACGGCAAACGATCCTATCGAGCCAAGCGTCGGTCAAAGCAAACACGGTGGGTCGAGAGCTGGGGTCTCGAAACACCGCCGATGTACTCAATGCTCAGCGACAACTCTACAACGCTGTTCGGGAGTACAACAATGCTCGTTACGATTACATCATCGACACGCTCAAGCTAAAAGAAGCAGCAGGCTCATTGAGTCCTGCTGATTTGATAGATCTGGCCATGTACCTAATCAAAAATTACGACCCAGATCGCGATTTTCTTCCCCCAGATGCTCGTAGGCCAATCTGA